gactctgctacttcactttgcttcgtagacagagtctggtattaccaggttaggagactgaggcccactggacaaacagaggaaaaatagatgttattgagtccgctgtgagactagtgctcgcggactgatagagacataggtattttctgcgtccgctgggagactgaggctagctggacagacagaggaaagaaaaataataatgaaaatagatatttactgcgtccgctgagagactggtgctcgctggacgggcagtggaaacgaatagatattgactgcgtccgctgagagactgaggctcgctggacgggcagtggaaacgaataaatatttgctgcgtccgctgagagactggtgctcgctggacgggcagtggaaacgaataaatatttactgcgtccgctgagagactggtgctcgctggacggacggtggaaacggataaatattgactgcgtccgctgagagactggtgctcgctggacgggcagtggaaacgaataaatatttactgcgtccgctgagagactggtgctcgctggacgggcagtggaaacgaataaatatttgctgcgtccgctgagagactggtgctcgctggacgggcagtggaaacgaataaatatttgctgcgtccgctgagagactggtgctcgctggacggacagtggaaacgaataaatattgactgcgtccgctgagagactggtgctcgctggacgggcagtggaaacggataaatatttgctgcgtccgctgagagactggtgctcgctggacgggcagtggaaacggataaatatttactgcgtccgctgagagactggtgctcgctggacggacagtggaaacgaatgaatatttactgcgtctgctgagagactggtgctcgctggacgggcagtggaaacggataaatattgactgcgtccgctgagagactggtgctcgctggacggacagtggaaacgaatgaatatttactgcgtccgctgagagactggtgctcgctggacggacagtggaaacggataaatattgactgcgtccgctgagagactggtgctcgctggacgggcagtggaaacggataaatatttactgcgtccgctgagagactggtgctcgctggacggacagtggaaacgaatgaatatttactgcgtccgctgagagactggtgctcgctggacgggcagtggaaacggataaatattgactgcgtccgctgagagactggtgctcgctggacggacagtggaaacgaatgaatatttactgcgtccgctgagagactggtgctcgctggacgggcagtggaaacggataaatattgactgcgtccgctgagagactggtgctcgctggacgggcagtggaaacgaataaatatttactgcgtgcgctgagagactggtgctcgctggacgggcagtggaaacgaataaatatttactgcgtccgctgagagactggtgctcgctggacggacagtggaaacggataaatattgactgcgtccgctgagagactggtgctcgctggacggacagtggaaacgaataaatatttactgcgtccgctgagagactggtgctcgctggacatgcgggggaaaacagagcagataatatatgtataatttatttatttatttatttatttttatttttttttttttttttttttttttttttttttcagcgcgtccgcaccgcatcgagttgaaaatatctcaacttttcagaatgccgcagcgcaagaatatcagacctgaaccaggaagttggtcaccagatcacggggtaaccagttaaactgcATGGAGACACCGGAGAGTGCCTAGATGTTttctctgaggtgctcgctcatcgcagttgtgctgccgtggtacaccatatcggttttgcaaagggaacaaagagccattttatttgtcctctgtttaaagtattctcatacttttaataacagtggtctcggtttgtgaagaaagttgcattctattattcgcagtatgccattatgcgagatgtaaacagtgtgacgcgttcaCGCATTTCACACGCGTCAATgtattttgtagtcgacgtaaacgatgatgtcgacgcgtcgttgcagcactaattagtggtggaaattatgattctttctagagattcgttcattttcagttcattcaccaaaatgattcattcagattcgTCCAGTGATGATTTCTTCGTTTTACGCAAAATGTGCCACCAggcggaaaaaaaaaaagagtgtattatgtcttaagtcaacgaacgcgttcacttgttacaaaagctGATCTGGCtttgttaaaatgtgtgtgtaatcgcatacaatatataaagtctaattgagttgttcagatgaacaaagcacaaggtttcttgcctaattagcattttaattgtttggtcaaacagtttgtatattataaattcacatccataaatcggggattaaacctttcttttacggtctatggattaaacgtggagttgctaaatatcaaaacgagcgtatgtgcacagtactgtacctataactgcgctttgcattttcgagattgacatgctaagtagcagactaacccggtttactctaatttcgttcacgaacaaggtaagctatgtgccagttcagtaatttcactcacgaacgataagatctctagatctagttcagactcatatgaaactcgttcattgaagggcgtattcgttactacattcaacgaatcacatactctgtcacctcatactcgaaggctatcggctcgaggttgagtaattctttgacaggatgaaacggttgttacccggttcactgagctgcgcatgcgctgcttatagcgccgcgctgctatggAGGGAGAAACTTcattgaacgagaaatatgagtcagtggataacatgagcgattcgttcacctaaaagattcgttcagctaaaagatttgttcaaaagaacgattcgttcatggaCGACACGTCACTAGTCCTAATTGATacatttggaacactggtttcacgttgtagtatagactgtggaaacagaggcttctgaaaactatgaatGTCATTATACAATGAATATCATTATGTCTGTAAGACATAccaagacatgattatggcaataacattaattgcagttatgtgctattcacttccaagcaattctaaagatatttacttgcatgcttttcatattacagtcctagaaagacaacagaattttactcacactgctgtcctgcggcaaaacgagggtagtgatcacgccagtagatggtgaaatatgcccctaaataaattggtcctgccagaataattgaatgaaacttatgtctgtaaaacctcagtgaggtttaaacgtgcacggtaaggcaggtaatatctttggacatttccgtgtggatgatgactacgtcatagcctcatttaacaactttaagcctcctttccacagcacaCGGCATTTGGAAACGATTGTCGCatactggtcgtgcagcaactgttaccttgacgtgtccaacatggtaaaattaataatcagtgttgggcagtagcgtcgctacaagcagcgaagctagtttgactacatttctcagtagcttggtcgtagcttcgctactttctgaatcgaatagcttttcagtagcgaagctacttttaccaagtagtgcggtagcttccacacaagctacatttcgcaagcatttctgaagctcaaactcaaatcgggaaatacaactgctaatatcgctgatcctggatcagtagtgacgctcTTGTTCGCGTTtaaggtggatagcaaccaatcatctttatgatgcattaccgccaccttctgctccggatggtgccactccttggccagtcacgcaaaaaattatttgatgaaatgatggcataggatgaggtcggagaacagttaatcccgaggagtgagtcgccgtggccgtacctcgacaagtacatgacactgaccgagataacagagagaaaatatgttttcagatgctgcttgtaaaaattaacagggtcccccttacgattattgtgatatattgtaatatattatttccctttttatttctaatatttataatttaaatacatttaataatagttaacaagatataggtaattctgacctcgcaccgatagatctgattagaatacatcacatccggtcgggcgttcGCCCACGGTCTAATCGTGgaagtgtaaatatttgtacGCATCGGAGActcaatttggatctgaaatTCCACATGCGTATGTGATCGAATCTCCACGCGGCTCCCGCACTACTTTCTAGCCGAAAACCTGTatttagcgtcttcacctgaaaatgtattaatttatgatgCACGGTCTGTGCCGCTAGAggaggcggcctcaaactgcgcctcggccggaaaaGCCGCGGTGAAGGGCTGAGCCGCGGCGGGAAGTGAGAGaggcctgctgctgctgcagtaggaactgaggagcgggctggttgGGTGCCTGCTGGagctgcgattccagcgctcaaagagagcccggtcttgatcggatcgaGCGTGGTGTCGAGCGAGGTAAGCTcggcttgcacggtctattggccacgacgtgtggcttggcgagaagagcaactgtcgcgatgacgtttgatggtgctcaactgccgtgtttaatgatcatgggtgtcagaaaaagtagcatttctgaaaaaatccccggtatggatctccttgctGGAAGGAAAATCGGGTCTGTGATGAGAAGAcagacagcgcgaaccgggatgctgaaaacggtcaatgaacagagataggttctgctgtcatttataccttgtcatgagttgattactgattggtctccacttgtgttaatcaggttaatgaactgcgactgttcctcccgaactttgttataaaacagcatttatcaaTAAATCAtgccccaaaaaaagaaaaaaaaccttctaaCATCGAGTTCCCTGAGTTTGAAGCTTGAATTTGACTCTTATATGGTGGATGTTTTACACTTTTTCCATATTACAGACATGTAGAATGAAACTGAAAGAgccaaaacaaaaagagaaagaaacaaacatgaaggGGAAATCGAGagataaaatgctaaattaaagaGGACGGAAATGCAGCAGCGACACTCCATTCACACAGCATTTCCACACCTCAAACCATCCATGTGTGCTTTTAAATAACTGATCAGCTGCAAGGTGTTGAGAATACTAATGTTACTGATCAGAGAGGCTCAGTGATTGGCTGCCTCATCAACCACAGGCCACGCCCACTGCACGCTACAGCACAGAAATCTTTTCAGAATAACACACTTAACGTTCAAATGTTCAAGCAACTTCTAAGTTCTAATTCTAAGTCgacttttatgaaataaaggtttttctcaaatactcgctggacacaattattggcactaATCTACTTACATTTAGATGTGAAGACACAATCAACTTTGCTTTAAAATGCATTGCAAGATCTTCCAAATGAACTGGAGTCACTTCCGTAAAGTGTAATTACTGtcaagaaaagtcagaattacacaaaataaactcataattacaaaacaaaattaagaatTGAAAGATTTTAACTCtgaattcagaggaaaaaagttagaattgctagaaagaataacaacaacaacaacatcagaaAAGTCACCACTGgaagaaataaactcaaaattacaagaaaagtcagaatttctacaaatatactcgaattacaagaaattaactAACATTTGTGGAAAATAAACTTAGAGCTACAAGAAAGTCAGAGTTGTGAGaaatagattcagaattacacaaaacattgtcagaattgtgataagttcagaattacaagaaaaaaaagtctgaattgtgaaatataaacttagaattacaAGAAACAAATCCTGTTGTGAGATGTgacttcaaattaaaaaaaaaaaacagaactgcaAGACATAAACCccttttttttgtagaaaaattgttagacaaaaaaagttgcaattacctttttttttcacaaattatttttcCAAACCAGCACCGAGTGAATGTAGTGTTTAGTAGAAGTATCCAGTGTCTTAACTGACGTTGCAGTGTAATGTGGACAGGGCTGCAGGTGTAAAGGGTGTTCCAGTATCACACTGATCAGAGCTCATGTAAATCCAGAACAGATGAAGGCTTTGAGATCCGCGTGTTTAACTGCGGTTATTACTGATGTTATCGAGCTCCTGCTGCTGTTGGGACTTCATTTCCTCAGCACTCTGAGAGACTACAACCTCGTTTTACAATGATTACAACAGCTTTTAGAAGGAAATTAGCAATTCTGCCGTAAGGAAATGAAAGTCACCACCAAGGTTGAAGAGAAATCAAAGACACTGTAATATGAACATGAACCTTGCAAATTAGCAAACTCAATATCTGAGTGTTTTTAGATCAATAACAGCTAATATCACAAGCTAATATTCTCTATGCACTAATGAAATAGCTTTTTAATGAATGGGTTCATTTTGGATGGTCTGGTCAGGGCTTTAAGATTAATAAACCAGATTATATAATCATTAAACCTGAAGTTTACTTGACAGGTCTGCAGTTTAAAACTGTTTTCCCCATCTGCAGCTTTCATGTCAGATCTCTCGTCTCTGTGAGAACTGAGAGGAAAATGATGCACTTGTGTTGAGTTTGTTAAACTGATCCTTTTTTATTACATAGAAACGAATCAGTAACTCAAATTCTATCCTGAGGAAGAATCTATCATTCTCTCAAGGTTATGAACACAATTTCTTctattaacattaacatataaagtagtctggtctttaataatgttctcaaaatatAAGCACAAATTATCATTCTTGGAACTTTTTTCCTAGTTGGACGTTCTTCTGACATCATTGTTTCAGAACGTTCAGGGAACATTCGAATTAACTTTAATGTTACAAAGTAACGTTAAAGCTCCCACAGTTTGCAACATAGTAACATGGAATATGTTGCCTCAACAttcgaaaaagaaaaaaaaccggttgtaaattatttaaagagGTGGACGTTTTGAAAGTACAGAAATACAGTTTTAATAACTTCTATCATCCATcatatttaattatgtaaaatttTAATGCATAACAATGATCTGACATAATATCCTGCATCATCTGGACGCTGATTGGAGGAGCGCGGTGGGCGTTTCCGCATTCCGCCAGCGGCTCGCAGTCGCTGATTGGTGGAGCGCGGTGGGCGTTTCCGCATTCCAGCGCGAGCGCGCACACGAGCCGAGCGCAGCGCGGAGACAGACGCGACGCATCCGAGACCCTCCTCGATATTCCGCTGGAAAGTTGCCCGTTCTGCGCCGGGATGCCGTACATCCTCATCAGCACACAGATCAGACTGGTGCGTATGAAGCACGAGACTGAAGCGAGCGCAGATCTGAGCGTCATGCACAGCAGTGATTATGATATTATGATGCATCAGAGGATTACAGGTGCATGCATGCTGCATTGGAGTTGTTGATGTTACATTAGTAACCCGCCTACGCAGAAAACATATTTTGACATGATGTGTGTTCTATACTTTAAATGATTTGTGATGATAATCATTCTATTCAAACGAGGAAGTCTAATGTTTGCATTTCGTGCGTGTGTCGCTCGTGCACCTGTCTGTGTGACCTGGAgcataaagtgaaagtgaatcattgattcaagcCACAGCATACACTATACTAGAGtcatacttaaaggaatagtttagccAAAAAAGTAATATgtgctcaccctcatgccatccgaAATGTTGTCTagatgaatgggtgccatcagaatgagagtccaaacagctgatgaaaacattacaataatccacagcactccagtccatcatttaacatctggaaaatgtttagagctgtttaaacgctgcttgatctgtgcagatttctctcctgattcagaccagatgcactttttcactggaggaagtgtgattatggattatagactctatgtgtttgagttaaaatcatcttaatgctggatttgtttcaagttttgtcttctccggatgttcactgatggattattgtgatgtttttatcagactctcattctgacggcacccattcactacagagcatccattgatgagacactgatgcagtgctacatttctcctaaatttgattaagaaacaaacataaaaaaaaaaacacttaacaaaaGACATTTGCAGTGATAAAAGCACAGTTCTAGTGCTGAAAGGAAGATAAGATCATATTAAGTGGTCAAACCGCGCTTGTTTTCAGGAGACGGGGCCCACAATGGTCGGTGACGAATATTCCGATCCATCCATCATGAACTACCTCGGAGCCCGGAAATCAACCATGCTGGGAAACAACTTGTAAGTGTTTGGTAACCTGATGTGTTGTAGTTATTTTCAGACTAATGAGTTAAAGCCAAGACATTAGCTTCCCGTTTTGCTGATTTGCCAAAAATGCTTAATATGATGCTGAATTTTAAAATAACCGATAGCGTTTTAAATAGAtagaattttaaattgtatatgcaTCAGCTTTCATGCACTTCTCAAAATAATACTAGCAGAAAAATGACAGGCTTCTCTCTGAACTATTTAAAGTGCATCGTTAaacttttaatatgtaaaaaactGTATATGTTTAAATACTCCATTAAAAGAACTATACACATGAGCTTTTTCACAGTTTGGAACAGATGAAGCAGAAAACATTTTCTTCTGTCATTAGCTATAATTCTAACCTTGAAATCAGGATTAGTCATCAAATAATGTCATGGATGTGAAAATGGGCTGAGAATTGATCAGAGTCTGGCTCAGATTCGGACAGGAATCATGTGTTTGTGATGATTAAAGATTAATACAAGATTTCTTCGACAGAGAAATGATTCTTAAAAGCAGAAATCCTACAAAATGCATCACTAGCACAAAATTAGAAAGAAACTTGGATTAGCAAACACTGTGGAGTCTGAATATATTTGCTAAAGAAATTAAAgtattgcaaaagaaaataaagtcctgcaaaggaaaatgaaaaaaatatataaataaagaattaaaaagaggaaaatcAATGATTCCACAACACACATTTTCCATCATAGCttctaatttatttgcaacgccgcttttattttgtttttcattcgaGTGTGAGCTCACGACAGGGACACAAAGAAAAGTATTGTAAGCTCACACTTGAtcgaaacacaaaataaaaacagtgttgaAATTATATTAGAAGCTAtggccatgaaaaaaaaatgttacgaaatcggtttcattttatattttagttttttattttggtttgcaAAACTTacttttttcttgtaataatttcattttcttttgcaattttttttttgtttttgtttgcttaaaAGCTCATTTAATCTTTTctcaatatttctattttctttagaaattatatttgtttgcaaaaagcacatttatttttttctcagtcattttacttttgcaattatttatttttgtttgcaaaaagaatttttttaacaaaactttGATTtacttttgcaattatttttgtttgcaaaagcacatttattttttcataatactTTCATTTacttttgcaattatttatttttgtttgcaaaaagcatttttttttttctcaatgcgCAAATAAATTTGGCCCTGAGTTGACTCCATACAGAAGCTTATCTTTAACTAAATCATtggtgatatctgtgtgtgtcacaGCTCCGAGTATCACGTGGACGAACCGCCGAGACTCGTCTTGGACAAACTGGAACAGATTGGGTTCAGAGTGGTCAGCATGACGGGAGTCGGTCAGACGCTGGTCTGGTGTCTCTATAAAGAGACGAGTGACTCGCTGTGACTCTGTGGCTCGTGTACTGCAGGTAAACATGGTAAACGAGGCGAAGAAGGGTATTAATCAAGAGATCTCAGAAACTATCATGTGTGAggttattaaaatcaaaacatcTGTCTCAATTAGCAATATTATCATCAATGTGCTTTCTCTGATTTATGGATTTAGCTTTTTGTTAACACTCTGATATGACGGGAAAGTAGGGTTTGTTTAGTGATTGTAGtaatataaacaatttaattaaggAACATCATAAGAAACATTATTCTGTTATGTTGCATCTGTAGTGTTGACTTTGACGTTATCTTGAATAAATGCTTTGCAACGaaacatcagtttttaaaatCCTGTTGTAGCTCAAAATCAGTTCTGAACAGTTGTTTACAGTGTTTGTACGTGAACATATATTTTGTCTGTACTGAACtctgatatattaaaatagtttctgtatgtgtgtgacaagctgtaattaacaataaaataaaaagtacgaTCTTTTCAAAGGGGTTTAAAAGTGCTGCATGTTTGTGATTCAAAGATGCAAATATTCAAGCCTAATCTGATCGTATAGTATTTAGCTAcacagtgttactttagtatcattaagatatttttatagtttttattaatattttgaatcagtatttatttttgttttgcatttaaagtttagttatttaaaggtttttaatgagtctatataattttattaacctctatttaaatttttgtttatgttgtccttttatttaaatgttattatgattttatgcttttttttgtcattaggtacttgtttttgttttaaataggtctatagtttttattcatttttatttcaggtttaattgttttagcacatcaagttaaaactaaataaaaatgataaaaatgcaactaactgaaaaagccatatttattattatttttataattttttaatggttttagtttgttAACCATAATAACCCAGCTACTGTATAAAGGGCCAAAAAtcaatttggatttttttttttttttttttaatcaaatgtatttattttactttaactttagtTGACGTCTTAGTAGTTTTGttgtattattgtaatttttagtagttagtgttttaaatttatatgtacagtttttgattttattaatttttattttcagttttagttatttttaatgcatccctctctctctctctctgaatatatatatatatatattttttttttcaggcatttatttttttaacaaatgtttttaattggttttaattttagttttaacatAATAACCCAGCTATGAAGGGTTCAAAAAtctaaccaattttttttttttttattataaaaaatctaATCCAATTCTCtacatttcaattttaaaaaaaattaaacttgaaAAAGAAATTGTAAATGAGGTAATGTTTGAAGGGAATGTTCCAGTTCTTCCTCTGTGGGGTGACTCCGGGTGAAGACACTTCTTCAGGACGCCGGCTGTAATTGTGTTTCCTGTGCTGTAATGCGAACGGGACGCTTCTTTCCAGGAACATCAGAGAAAAGGCCACAGAAGTAAACAGAACCATGTGAAGGTTTAAAAGGCTTCTGAGAAAAGGGTCTCACTGGAGTCGCAGCGGTTTGATGGTGAGGAACACGCCACACGCCACACAATCCTGCAGTGATGGATGTGCACTGAACACGCAGGACAGAGATGACAGACGGCCCTTTACATGATTCATGTGCACATTGTTCCaaataacatttctgaaaaatgtaacatttaattttggGCTGTCACCATGAGCTTGAGATCTGCTGGCTTTCGCTCTCATCTCAAAGAAAGAATGATAACTACCTGCAGCCATCAACAGCCAATCAGCTGAGCCgtaaatgtcatgtgactaatGACTCTTAAAGCCACAGGATTGGCTGATGATAATCTAAGAAAAATATAGCATTATAAAATGCTCttagaaaccaaaaaaaaaaataaaaataaaaatatatattttttttaaaccacaatgttgttttttttgtttttgtttttttcggaCAAAAATATTCTGTTGTTTCCTccacagaaataaactaaaatatatctattatctatattaaaaaattttttttttaggtttttcagAATAAGGATTGCTCTGAATAAAGTtgagagataaaaagtcacaattacctttaatataaataaataaaaaaaatagaatcaagatgtaaactcataat
This region of Carassius auratus strain Wakin chromosome 17, ASM336829v1, whole genome shotgun sequence genomic DNA includes:
- the LOC113117827 gene encoding GTP cyclohydrolase 1 feedback regulatory protein-like isoform X1, translating into MPYILISTQIRLETGPTMVGDEYSDPSIMNYLGARKSTMLGNNFSEYHVDEPPRLVLDKLEQIGFRVVSMTGVGQTLVWCLYKETSDSL
- the LOC113117827 gene encoding GTP cyclohydrolase 1 feedback regulatory protein-like isoform X2, producing MPYILISTQIRLTGPTMVGDEYSDPSIMNYLGARKSTMLGNNFSEYHVDEPPRLVLDKLEQIGFRVVSMTGVGQTLVWCLYKETSDSL